A segment of the candidate division WOR-3 bacterium genome:
CTGTGTACACGATCGGTGCGTTCAAAATAAGATACCTGTTGTATTTCTGAGGAGGATATAACAATGAAACTATTGTGCCGTAGGATCTCCGCATTAGTATCTTCGCTCCTTATCGTCACGAGCCTGGGGTTTGCCGATATTTCATTCACAGAACATCCCATTGACAGTTACAGCGACCCCTGGTACATATTTGGCGCCGACATTGATAACGATGATGATCTAGACGTGGTGGCTTCAGGACGCCTTGGCAATTGTCTTTCCTGGTGGGAGAATATCGATAACATCAATTTCACGCAGCATGACATCTCAACAGTGGACTACTATGCCATGGGTGTCTATGCGGTCGACATCGATGACGACAATGATGTTGATATACTCTGCGCGTCGCAGATCTTCGGTGTCGAACTCTACGAGAACGACGGCAGCCAGAATTTCACGTATCATATAATCGCGGACTGGGGGTTTGCAAACCGTCTCGACGTCGAAGATGTCGATTCCGACGGCGACCTCGATGTCCTTGCGGTATGCTGTGAAGCTCCCAGCCCCATGGTCGGCTGGATCGAGAACGAAGGAAATCTGAATTTCACACCCCACGTTGTCAAAAACAACTGGGACAATGTGAATTGTGTCTATGCGATCGACCTCGACGGAGACACTGACATTGATATCCTGGCCAGCGCCTCTCAGGCCGGAGATATTTCGTGGTTTGAGAATGACGGTAACGAGAATTTCACCGAACACGTAATTCTACACACCCTCGCGCGCCCGAGCAGTGTTTATGCCGACGATATCGACTCGGATGGCGACGTCGACGTGCTGGCGACCATTTGTGTAATTGATCAAGTCGTGTGGTTCGAGAACGACGGCGAAGAAGGTTTCACCCAGCATGTCATCGCCCAGGCTTTCCTGCGTCCCCACATGGTCCGCAGTGCCGATGTCGACGATGATGGCGATGTCGACGTTGTCGGTGTAGCCATAAACAGCAACAAGATCGCCTGGTGGGAGAACGGCGGCAGTGTGCCGGTCCAGTGGACAGAACA
Coding sequences within it:
- a CDS encoding VCBS repeat-containing protein, producing the protein MKLLCRRISALVSSLLIVTSLGFADISFTEHPIDSYSDPWYIFGADIDNDDDLDVVASGRLGNCLSWWENIDNINFTQHDISTVDYYAMGVYAVDIDDDNDVDILCASQIFGVELYENDGSQNFTYHIIADWGFANRLDVEDVDSDGDLDVLAVCCEAPSPMVGWIENEGNLNFTPHVVKNNWDNVNCVYAIDLDGDTDIDILASASQAGDISWFENDGNENFTEHVILHTLARPSSVYADDIDSDGDVDVLATICVIDQVVWFENDGEEGFTQHVIAQAFLRPHMVRSADVDDDGDVDVVGVAINSNKIAWWENGGSVPVQWTEHTITSAFTGATGIDVKDVDSDGDLDVLGAAQFANSIRWWENDLIPGIEENGNIPVGYFDRFPTVISGALPLKDGSEYQVLDIMGRRVRSNNPQPGVYFILIDQQCLRKVVKIR